The sequence below is a genomic window from Dyadobacter chenwenxiniae.
TTGACAGAATAGACCTGATGAGGATTACATTTTTAGGGACCGGCACATCACAGGGAATACCGGTTATTGCCTGTGAATGTGCCGTTTGCCAATCCGATGACCCGCGCGACAAGCGTTTAAGGACTTCCGTCTGGATCCAGGCCAAAGGAAAATCCATTGTTATCGATACGGGCCCTGATTTTCGCCAGCAGATGCTTAGGGCTCATGTAAAGGACCTGGACGCTGCCATTTTTACGCATCAACACAAGGACCACACGGCCGGGCTCGACGATATCCGCGCCTTCAACCACCGCAGCCAGCGCGACATTCCACTTTACGGAAGAGCGTCTGTTTTAAATCAGATCCAAAACGAGTTCGCTTACGCTTTTTCAGAAAAAAGGTATCCGGGCGTGCCTCATTTCGAGTTGCATAATATTGATAATAAGCCATTTGACGTCCAAGGCGTCACATTTACGCCCATAGAGGCGATGCATCATCAGCTGCCGGTTTATGGTTATCGGGTTGAAGACTTTACCTACATTACCGATGCCAACTACATTTCTGAAAAGGAGCAGCAAAAAATAAAAGGCTCCAAAGTGCTGGTTTTGGACACATTGCAAAAAGAGCCGCACCTTTCCCATTTTACCTTATCGCAATCTTTGGCGCTGATCGAAAAACTGCAAGTGCCCATGGCCTATCTGGTGCATATGAGCCATAAGCTGGGCAGGCACGCCGATATTGAAAAAGAGCTGCCGCCTAATGTACATCTGGCTTACGATGGCCTTGTGCTAGACTTGCTAAGTCTTTAAGACTTAGCAAGTCTAGCCTAAACCCTCAACCCTCAACTATACCGGTCATTCCGCCATGGATAAGCCGTATTGGAATAACCCCTTAATTCCCAGAAACCAAGTTTGTTGGCAGACAAGAACTCGATCCTGCTGATCCATTTGCTTCCTTTCCAGGCATAAAGCTGCGGAGTTATCATGCGCACAGGCCCACCGTGATCACGCTCCAAAGGTTTGTAATCCGCCGTATGGACTAGTAACACATCATCTTTTAATGCTTCTTCAAGCGAGAGATTGGTCGTGTATTTATCGTAGCCATGGCAAAGAATGTGTGTAGCGCTGGCTTTGGGTTGAACGAGGGCCGCAAGATCAGCCAGCCGAACGCCGGTCCAGGGCACATCCATTCTCGACCAGGTGGTAACGCAGTGAAAATCGCTGATATCTTCGGTCTGCGGTAAAGCCATAAAATCCTCCCAATTCAGCGACACAGGCGACTCGACCTCACCGTCGATAACCAGTTTCCATTTCTGTTGTGAAATATCAGGCTTAAAACCCAGGTCCAGCACAGGCCATTTAACGGTTTTGATTTGGCCAACCGGCAGCTTGGGCATGCCGTGACGGTTTATTTGACCCGCTCCCATCGGACTTGGGTCAGAAACAGAGGGGGTGTCGGCCATTTGATGCTCAAAACGTGCTTTCAGCTTCATTCTGGCTTCTATGATTTTATCGAGTTTGCTGTTTTCTTCCATTTTGTTTTTAATTTAAAGAGCAGGCCTTCCAAGTCCGGCAAGTCTGGTCAGTTTTTACTAACCCACTGCATAGCCAGCGCAGTCAGATACCCGCCATATGTGCCGATTGCATACCCTAAGATAGCAAGTAAAACGCCAACCGGCGCCAGAGAGGGGTGAAATGCTGCCGCAACCACGGAAGCTGATGCCGATCCGCCAACATTGGCCTGGCTGCCTACGGCCAGAAAAAAGAATGGGATTTTAAGCCACTTACAGACCAGGATTAAAATGATTGCATGCGTCAGGATCCAGATCAGGCCAATCGCGAAAAGTCCTGGATTGCCTGCCACTGCCCCTAAATCCATCTGCATGCCGATTGTTGCTATCAGCACGTACAGGAAAACCGAGCCGAGCTTGGAGGCGCCTGCGTGTTCAAGCTTGCGCACTGGAGTTACAGAAAGGGCAATGCCGATAAATGTTGCGATCGTCACTACCCAGAAAAAGGTGGAGGTAAGACTGTATTTGTCCAAAAAAGGGTAGTTCTTTGACAGGTAAGGCGTGATGATGTCGGCCAGAAAATGGGCTGCACCCGTAGCGCCGAAACCTACTGCGCCCAGAAAGATATAGTCGCGCATGGCTGGCACCCGCTCATTTGCATTGTGTTGACTGTCAAGCTGCTGCTTAATATGCTCGATCTGAGAGCTGTCTGCACCAAGCCAGTTGTCAAGCCGGGAAGCCATTCCGGCGCCGTAGATCAGAAAGGCCATCCACAGTTCTGCAATCAGCACGTCAACAGCCACCATTTGAGAGAACAGCGCGTCGCTGGGCTTGAAAACTTCCCTTAATGCAGTTTGGTTTGCCCCGCCGCCGATCCAGCTTCCTGCAATGGTGGCCAGCCCTCGCCAGACGGCGTCTGCGCCTTCACCGGCAACGGTTTGCGGACTAATTGCCCCTACGATCCACAAAGCAAATGGCCCACCGATCATGATTCCTATCGTCCCCACCAGCATTGCTATCAGGGCTTTTGGGCCCAGTCGGCTCAGTGAGCGCCAATCCATTCCTATGGTGAAAAAAACCAGGCAGGCGGGAAGAAAATATTTGGAGACCACCGGGTAAAGTTGTGAGGTGGCCCCGTTTACAACGCCGAAAGAATTCAGCAGGCCCGGAATAAAATAGCAAAGCAACAAAGGGGGAACTACGGCGTAGAAGCGTTTCCAGCCAGCCTGCGTACTTGCAGCTGTGTAAAAAATAGCAGCGAGAATCAGCATTAATAGGCCCAGAACAACCGCGTCGTTTGTGATCATTGATTTGCAGGGTGAGAATCAGGTAAAAATAGCTTTGTTTTTTGTTTCGACGAAAGGCGTTTGCCCGCTCATCATGTAAAAGCTTGATCCAACGAAATTTAAATTTATAAAATTCCTATTTTTTGTAATTTACATCCTGATTTTAAGCGATAACATTAATAATGTTTTACTATGGCGATATACACTTTATCATTAAATGGCAAAAAAGTTAAAGTCGATGTCGAGCCAGACATGCCTTTGCTATGGGTCGTCCGTGATTTTGCCGGACTAAAAGGCACCAAGTTTGGCTGTGGCATGGCCCTGTGTGGCGCTTGCACGGTGCATTTGAATGGCGAACCCACGCGCTCGTGCCAGCTGCCGGTTTCAGGCGTGGGTAAAAACGACAAGATTACAACCATTGAAGGCATTGGCGAGGGAAAAATGAATACGATCCAGAAAGCCTGGATAGAAGAGCAGGTCCCGCAATGTGGTTACTGTCAGTCGGGCCAGATCATGTCGGCTGCGGCGCTGCTTAAATCCAATCCAAACCCAACGGATGCGGACATTGACTCGGCCATGAGCGGAAACCTTTGCCGTTGCGGAACCTATGACAGAATAAGGAAGGCGATTCACAGGGCAGCAGCGGAAATGAAAGTTTCTGAGCCAGGCATTGGAAAGCGGTAAAAGGTCCTAAACATTAGAACAAAAAACATTGGAAAAGATACAAACATCACGCCGCGATTTCCTGAAAGCTTCGGGGATCACCACCTTCGGGCTTGCGTTGGGCATTTCGGGTTTTACCAGGGAGGCATCC
It includes:
- a CDS encoding DUF819 family protein, with the translated sequence MITNDAVVLGLLMLILAAIFYTAASTQAGWKRFYAVVPPLLLCYFIPGLLNSFGVVNGATSQLYPVVSKYFLPACLVFFTIGMDWRSLSRLGPKALIAMLVGTIGIMIGGPFALWIVGAISPQTVAGEGADAVWRGLATIAGSWIGGGANQTALREVFKPSDALFSQMVAVDVLIAELWMAFLIYGAGMASRLDNWLGADSSQIEHIKQQLDSQHNANERVPAMRDYIFLGAVGFGATGAAHFLADIITPYLSKNYPFLDKYSLTSTFFWVVTIATFIGIALSVTPVRKLEHAGASKLGSVFLYVLIATIGMQMDLGAVAGNPGLFAIGLIWILTHAIILILVCKWLKIPFFFLAVGSQANVGGSASASVVAAAFHPSLAPVGVLLAILGYAIGTYGGYLTALAMQWVSKN
- a CDS encoding MBL fold metallo-hydrolase produces the protein MRITFLGTGTSQGIPVIACECAVCQSDDPRDKRLRTSVWIQAKGKSIVIDTGPDFRQQMLRAHVKDLDAAIFTHQHKDHTAGLDDIRAFNHRSQRDIPLYGRASVLNQIQNEFAYAFSEKRYPGVPHFELHNIDNKPFDVQGVTFTPIEAMHHQLPVYGYRVEDFTYITDANYISEKEQQKIKGSKVLVLDTLQKEPHLSHFTLSQSLALIEKLQVPMAYLVHMSHKLGRHADIEKELPPNVHLAYDGLVLDLLSL
- a CDS encoding (2Fe-2S)-binding protein, with protein sequence MAIYTLSLNGKKVKVDVEPDMPLLWVVRDFAGLKGTKFGCGMALCGACTVHLNGEPTRSCQLPVSGVGKNDKITTIEGIGEGKMNTIQKAWIEEQVPQCGYCQSGQIMSAAALLKSNPNPTDADIDSAMSGNLCRCGTYDRIRKAIHRAAAEMKVSEPGIGKR
- a CDS encoding molybdopterin-dependent oxidoreductase, which translates into the protein MEENSKLDKIIEARMKLKARFEHQMADTPSVSDPSPMGAGQINRHGMPKLPVGQIKTVKWPVLDLGFKPDISQQKWKLVIDGEVESPVSLNWEDFMALPQTEDISDFHCVTTWSRMDVPWTGVRLADLAALVQPKASATHILCHGYDKYTTNLSLEEALKDDVLLVHTADYKPLERDHGGPVRMITPQLYAWKGSKWISRIEFLSANKLGFWELRGYSNTAYPWRNDRYS